CGGCGCGGTCGAAGTCGTGCAGTTCGCGCGCCAGCACGGTGCCGCGGTTGGCGGGGATGCCGGTCCAGACCGGCGCGTGCGCGGCCACCGGCGTGGCGCCGTAGCGGGTCTGGTGGTAGCGGTCGAGATGCTCGGTGAGGGCCAGCACCCAGTGGTCGCAGAAGCGCCGCTGCTGGCCGGCGCTGCTCGCCTGCCAGTCGGCGAGGAAGCGCAGGATGGGGGCGGGCTTGCCAGCCTGCTCCTGGATGCGGCCGACGAACTGGGCGATGTCGGTGAGCCGGCGCAGCAGGTAGCGCGGCTCGCCCAGCGGCGTCGGTGCCGGGGCGCGCGGCGGGCGGTCGAGCAGGGCCTCGGCGGTCAGCGGGGTTTCGCCGCCGGCGCCGAGCACATGGCTGGAGACCTCCTGCAGTTCCTCGATTTCGAGCTGCAGGAATTCGGCCGCGCCCTTGCCCCACGGCGCCACCAGATAGTGGCTGACGCCTTGCTGCAGCGTCAGCACGTAGCCGGCCTCGGCGTGGCGTTCGAGGAAGCTGTCGCCGTCCTCGTCCGCTTCCAGCCAGGCCTGCTCCAGCCAGGCGAGGGCGTCCTCGGCCACGCAGTTGCCCTCGGCATCGAGGATGCGGCCGGGGCGGAACCAGCCGCCGCGTGACACGCGCGGTGAGAACTCGGGGCCGCCCGCCTTGCGCAGGCCGTCCAGCAGCGTCGCATGGCCGGGCAGCGGCAGGGTCTCGGCACACAGCTTGAACAGCGTTTCGCTGAGGCTGGGCGGAATGTTCTGGCTGGTCGCGGCGGCCGTCGGGGCGGTGTCCCGGGAGGTGTCGAGCGTAGCGTCGGTCATGGCGGATCCTTTGTTGCGGGTGCTGGCTGTGGCCGGCCAGCGGCGGCGTCAGTGAGCGTTGCCTGCGGCCAGGCGTTCGGCGGCGAGCTGGCGCACGTCCGGCTCCGGGTCGTCCAGCACCGCCTGCAGCGCATCGAGCGGGGCCTGGTGGACCGCGGCGGCGCGCACCAGCCATTCGGGATCGGCCAGCATGCGGGCCGCGTCGTCCGGCAGCATCCGCTCGGCGGCGAGCGCGCGCACCTCGGGGTCGGGGTCGTGGGCGAGCTTGCCGAGCGCGAAGGCCGGCAGGCGGCGGGCGATTTCCTTGCGCACCGCGGGGTCGGGGTCGTCGAGCAGCTGCGGCAGCTGGCCGTGCGGCAGGCGGCGGGCGACATGGATGCGCACGCCGTAGTCGGGGTCGCGGATCAGGCGGGCGAGATCGGCCGGCTGCATGCGGGTGGCCACGGTGATGCGCACCTCGCGATCGGGGTCGCGCGCCATGCGCACCAGCACATCGCCGTGGGCGCGTACCGCCACCGCGCGGCGGACCACCTCGTCCTCGTCGTTCTCCAGCCGCATCGCGGCTTCGAGCGGCGCATAACGCACGGCAATCGCGCGCCGCTCCCAGAACGGGTCGTCGAGGCAGTACTCGGCCCATTCCGGATTGCGCGCCAGGAAGCGGTCGATCTGACGGCCGCTGTAGACGAACAGACAGGCGTCACCGGGGCCGCAGCGCCCGCGGGCGAGCGTGTCCTCGCGCAGTTCGCACTCGGCGCAGGGGTTTTCGGGCGGAGTGTATTCGGCCGCGGCGGCGGGGGCTTGATCGTGGGAGTCCAAAG
Above is a window of Azoarcus olearius DNA encoding:
- a CDS encoding 4Fe4S-binding leucine-rich repeat protein — its product is MDSHDQAPAAAAEYTPPENPCAECELREDTLARGRCGPGDACLFVYSGRQIDRFLARNPEWAEYCLDDPFWERRAIAVRYAPLEAAMRLENDEDEVVRRAVAVRAHGDVLVRMARDPDREVRITVATRMQPADLARLIRDPDYGVRIHVARRLPHGQLPQLLDDPDPAVRKEIARRLPAFALGKLAHDPDPEVRALAAERMLPDDAARMLADPEWLVRAAAVHQAPLDALQAVLDDPEPDVRQLAAERLAAGNAH